In a genomic window of Hyphomicrobiales bacterium:
- the glnA gene encoding type I glutamate--ammonia ligase codes for MTTASDVLKRIKDDDVKYVDVRFTDPRGKMQHLTMDAGMIDEDAFAEGIMFDGSSIAGWKAINESDMTLMMDPESAHMDPFFGQSTMAIFCDILDPGTGEGYNRDPRMTAKRAEAYLKSTGIGDTISFGPEAEFFVFDDVRFSVDPYDTGFQLDSIELPSNMGSEYDSGNLGHRPRTKGGYFPVPPIDSAQDMRSEMLSVMAEMGVTVEKHHHEVAAAQHELGMMFNTMTFMADQMQIYKYVVHQVANAYGKSATFMPKPVYGDNGTGMHCHQSIWKEGKPVFAGNQYADLSEDCLYYIGGILKHAKSLNAFTNPSTNSYKRLVPGYEAPVLLAYSARNRSASCRIPFATSPKAKRIEIRFPDPAANPYLAFTAMLMAGLDGIKNKIHPGDPMDKNLYDLPAAELQEIPTVAASLREALESLDADREYLKAGGVFDDDQIDAYIELKMEEVIRYDHTPHPVEFDMYYSV; via the coding sequence ATGACCACTGCCAGTGATGTCCTGAAGAGAATCAAAGACGACGACGTCAAGTACGTGGACGTCCGCTTCACCGATCCGCGCGGCAAGATGCAGCATCTGACCATGGATGCCGGCATGATCGACGAAGACGCCTTCGCCGAAGGCATCATGTTCGACGGCTCCTCGATCGCCGGCTGGAAGGCGATCAACGAGTCCGACATGACGCTGATGATGGATCCGGAATCGGCCCACATGGACCCGTTCTTCGGCCAGTCCACCATGGCGATCTTCTGCGACATTCTCGATCCGGGCACCGGCGAGGGCTACAACCGCGACCCGCGCATGACCGCCAAGCGCGCTGAAGCCTACCTGAAGTCGACCGGCATCGGCGACACCATCTCGTTCGGTCCGGAAGCCGAATTCTTCGTCTTCGACGACGTCCGCTTCTCGGTCGACCCGTATGACACCGGCTTCCAGCTCGACTCGATCGAACTGCCGTCGAACATGGGTTCGGAATACGACAGCGGCAACCTCGGCCACCGTCCGCGCACCAAGGGCGGCTACTTCCCGGTCCCGCCGATCGACTCCGCACAGGACATGCGCTCCGAGATGCTCTCGGTGATGGCCGAGATGGGCGTCACGGTCGAAAAGCACCACCACGAAGTGGCGGCTGCCCAGCACGAACTCGGCATGATGTTCAACACCATGACCTTCATGGCCGACCAGATGCAGATCTACAAGTACGTCGTCCATCAGGTTGCCAACGCCTATGGCAAGTCCGCTACCTTCATGCCGAAGCCGGTCTATGGCGACAACGGCACGGGCATGCACTGCCACCAGTCGATCTGGAAGGAAGGCAAGCCGGTCTTCGCCGGTAACCAGTACGCCGACCTGTCGGAAGACTGCCTGTACTACATCGGCGGCATCCTGAAGCACGCCAAGTCGCTCAACGCCTTCACCAACCCGTCGACGAACTCCTACAAGCGTCTCGTCCCGGGCTACGAGGCTCCGGTGCTCCTCGCCTACTCGGCTCGCAACCGTTCGGCTTCCTGCCGTATCCCGTTCGCGACCTCGCCGAAAGCCAAGCGCATCGAGATCCGCTTCCCGGATCCGGCGGCGAACCCGTACCTGGCCTTCACCGCCATGCTGATGGCCGGCCTCGACGGCATCAAGAACAAGATCCATCCGGGCGATCCGATGGACAAGAACCTCTACGACCTGCCGGCGGCAGAGCTGCAGGAGATCCCGACGGTTGCGGCCTCGCTGCGTGAAGCCCTCGAGAGCCTCGATGCCGACCGCGAGTACCTCAAGGCCGGCGGCGTCTTCGACGACGACCAGATCGACGCGTATATCGAGCTGAAGATGGAAGAAGTCATCCGCTACGATCACACGCCGCACCCGGTCGAGTTCGACATGTACTACTCGGTCTAA
- a CDS encoding valine--tRNA ligase encodes MLDKTYDAAAVEPRIYAEWEDTAAFRAAAAAKEGEDAYCIVIPPPNVTGSLHMGHALNNTLQDILVRMQRMRGRDVLWQPGTDHAGIATQMVVERQLMERQLPGRRDMGRNAFVDRVWEWKAESGGTIINQLKRLGASCDWSRERFTMDEGLSRAVLEVFVTLFHEGLIYKDKRLVNWDPKLHTAISDLEVQQIETKGHLWHFRYPIEGEEGRYIIVATTRPETMLGDTAVAVHPDDERYKDLIGKHVVLPLVGRRIPIVGDEYADPETGSGAVKITPAHDFNDFEVGKRHDLPMINVLDEEANMFLAGNEDMLRGVTPSDELNETLTLDGIDRFTARKRIVEMMDERGLLDQIEDHTHMVPHGDRGGVPIEPFLTDQWYVDANTLAKPAIASVREGRTTFVPKNWEKTYFEWMENIQPWCISRQLWWGHQIPAWYGPDGAVFVERAEEAALKAAAEHFGKPVAVTDRETALAEWKETDGKGGDTISLYRDEDVLDTWLSSALWPFSTLGWPDKTPELARYYQTDVLVTGFDIIFFWVARMMMMGLHFMKEEPFHTVYIHALVRDEKGAKMSKSKGNVIDPLELIDEYGADAVRFTLAAMAAQGRDIKLAASRVAGYRNFATKLWNAARFAEMNECARTADFDPKAVTGTVNRWIVVETARTAKAVTEALDTYRFNEAAGALYRFVWNTFCDWHLELAKPIFGGEDEAAKAETRATTAWVLDRILVMLHPFMPFITEELWQRTGENGPARETMLIHASWPDFDIEDTGAADEINWLVDMIGAVRSVRAEMNVPPGAEVPLTLVGADDTIRARLETHRAALERLARVKPIDLADAAPKGTAQIVVGDMTACLTLAGVIDLDAERGRLAKEIDKIEKDVARIDKKLSNEQFLAKAPDEVVEAEREKRDEALQRKEKVEQALSRLAELG; translated from the coding sequence ATGCTCGACAAGACCTACGATGCAGCGGCCGTTGAGCCGCGGATTTACGCCGAATGGGAAGACACGGCCGCGTTTCGCGCCGCCGCCGCCGCCAAGGAAGGCGAAGACGCCTACTGCATCGTCATTCCGCCGCCGAACGTAACCGGCTCGCTGCATATGGGCCACGCGCTCAACAACACGCTGCAGGACATCCTGGTCCGCATGCAGCGCATGCGCGGCCGCGACGTGTTGTGGCAGCCCGGTACCGATCACGCCGGCATCGCCACCCAGATGGTCGTCGAACGCCAGCTGATGGAGCGCCAGCTTCCCGGCCGCCGCGATATGGGCCGCAACGCCTTTGTCGACCGTGTCTGGGAGTGGAAGGCCGAATCCGGCGGCACCATCATCAACCAGCTGAAACGCCTTGGCGCCTCCTGCGACTGGAGCCGCGAACGTTTCACCATGGATGAGGGCCTGTCGCGGGCCGTGCTCGAAGTTTTCGTGACCCTGTTCCACGAGGGGCTGATTTACAAGGACAAGCGCCTCGTTAACTGGGATCCGAAACTGCACACCGCGATTTCCGATCTCGAAGTGCAGCAGATCGAGACCAAGGGCCATCTCTGGCACTTCCGCTACCCGATCGAGGGCGAGGAGGGCCGCTACATCATCGTTGCGACGACCCGCCCCGAGACCATGCTCGGCGACACCGCCGTCGCGGTTCACCCCGATGACGAGCGCTACAAGGACCTGATCGGCAAGCATGTCGTGCTGCCGCTGGTCGGCCGCCGCATCCCGATCGTCGGCGACGAGTACGCCGATCCCGAGACCGGCTCGGGCGCGGTGAAGATCACGCCGGCGCACGACTTCAACGACTTCGAGGTCGGCAAGCGCCACGATCTGCCGATGATCAACGTGCTCGACGAGGAAGCCAACATGTTCCTCGCCGGCAACGAGGACATGCTGCGCGGCGTCACCCCGTCCGACGAGCTGAACGAGACGTTGACGCTCGACGGCATCGATCGTTTCACCGCCCGCAAGCGGATCGTCGAGATGATGGACGAGCGCGGCCTGCTCGATCAGATCGAGGATCACACCCACATGGTGCCGCATGGCGACCGTGGCGGCGTGCCGATCGAACCGTTCCTGACCGACCAGTGGTATGTCGACGCCAACACGCTCGCCAAGCCGGCGATCGCGTCGGTGCGCGAGGGCCGTACGACCTTCGTGCCGAAGAACTGGGAAAAGACCTATTTCGAGTGGATGGAGAACATCCAGCCCTGGTGCATCTCGCGCCAGCTCTGGTGGGGTCACCAGATCCCGGCCTGGTACGGCCCGGATGGCGCGGTGTTCGTCGAGCGTGCCGAGGAAGCGGCGCTGAAGGCTGCCGCCGAGCACTTCGGCAAGCCGGTTGCCGTCACCGACCGCGAAACCGCGCTCGCCGAATGGAAAGAGACCGACGGCAAGGGCGGCGACACCATCTCGCTCTACCGCGACGAGGACGTGCTCGACACCTGGTTATCGTCCGCGCTGTGGCCGTTTTCGACGCTCGGCTGGCCGGACAAGACGCCGGAACTCGCGCGCTACTACCAGACAGACGTGCTGGTCACCGGCTTCGACATCATCTTCTTCTGGGTCGCCCGGATGATGATGATGGGCCTTCACTTCATGAAGGAAGAGCCGTTCCACACGGTCTACATCCACGCCCTCGTTCGCGACGAGAAGGGCGCCAAGATGTCGAAGTCGAAGGGCAACGTCATCGACCCGCTCGAACTGATCGACGAGTATGGCGCCGACGCGGTGCGTTTCACGCTCGCCGCCATGGCCGCACAAGGCCGCGATATCAAGCTCGCCGCTTCGCGCGTTGCAGGTTATCGCAATTTCGCGACCAAGCTGTGGAACGCGGCGCGCTTTGCCGAAATGAACGAGTGCGCGCGCACCGCCGACTTCGACCCGAAGGCCGTCACCGGCACTGTCAATCGTTGGATCGTGGTCGAGACCGCGCGTACCGCAAAGGCCGTCACCGAAGCACTCGACACCTATCGCTTCAACGAGGCGGCCGGCGCGCTCTACCGCTTCGTCTGGAACACCTTCTGCGACTGGCACCTGGAACTCGCCAAGCCGATCTTCGGTGGCGAGGACGAGGCGGCGAAGGCCGAGACGCGGGCAACGACCGCCTGGGTGCTCGACCGCATCCTCGTCATGCTGCACCCGTTCATGCCGTTCATCACCGAAGAGCTGTGGCAGCGCACCGGCGAGAACGGTCCGGCGCGCGAGACCATGCTCATTCACGCGTCCTGGCCGGACTTCGATATCGAGGACACCGGCGCGGCGGACGAGATCAACTGGCTGGTCGACATGATTGGTGCGGTGCGCTCGGTTCGTGCCGAAATGAACGTGCCGCCGGGCGCCGAAGTGCCGCTGACCCTGGTCGGTGCCGATGACACCATCAGGGCGCGTCTGGAAACCCACCGCGCGGCACTTGAGCGGCTCGCCCGCGTCAAGCCTATCGACCTCGCCGATGCCGCACCGAAGGGCACCGCGCAGATCGTCGTTGGCGACATGACCGCCTGCCTGACGCTTGCCGGTGTCATCGACCTCGATGCCGAGCGCGGTCGCCTCGCCAAGGAGATCGACAAGATCGAGAAGGACGTCGCGCGCATCGACAAGAAGCTGTCGAACGAGCAGTTTCTCGCCAAGGCGCCCGACGAGGTGGTCGAGGCCGAACGCGAGAAGCGCGATGAAGCCCTGCAGCGCAAGGAGAAGGTCGAGCAGGCCCTGAGCCGGCTCGCCGAACTCGGCTGA
- a CDS encoding type I secretion protein TolC yields the protein MRYARVAIAIGMVVGMAMPASAFSLKDALEAAYSNNPTLNSARAQLRSVDENVPLAKSAGRPQIFGSVDTSAQRYYSPLSGNIHTESFGIGLTLQQTLFRGYRTQNSIKQAKSAVQAQRQSLRSTEQDVLLDAAAAFMNVIRDTAIVNLRRSDLEFLVQQVQAARDRFDVGEGTRTDVSQAEARRSAAQSALNLAMANVNASRAIFEQVVGVKPASLATRRAINENWLPRSLNGALESGLGGHPAVLAATHNIDAAIYNAKVIEGELLPTVTLEAGVEHRNNNSNSLSTASRIQSGSITGRVTIPLYQGGGVSARVRQAKEDLGYARLQADVLRDQVRAAVVAAWGSHQAAEASIIAARAQVAASQIALNGVLEEQKVGQRTTLDVLDSQRELVDARVSLVTAERDRIVAAYNLLSASGRLSANHLGLSVRYYNPKEHYEKVEDKWFGLRTPDGR from the coding sequence ATGCGGTATGCTCGAGTTGCGATAGCGATCGGGATGGTCGTCGGGATGGCTATGCCTGCTTCGGCCTTTTCCCTGAAAGACGCGCTTGAGGCGGCCTACAGCAACAATCCGACGTTGAATTCGGCCCGCGCGCAGTTGCGTTCGGTCGACGAGAACGTGCCGCTGGCGAAGTCCGCGGGACGGCCGCAGATCTTCGGCTCGGTCGATACCTCCGCGCAGCGCTACTACTCGCCGCTTTCCGGCAACATCCACACCGAATCCTTCGGCATTGGCCTGACCCTGCAGCAAACGCTGTTCCGCGGCTATCGCACGCAGAACTCGATCAAGCAGGCGAAGTCGGCCGTTCAAGCCCAGCGCCAGTCGCTGCGCAGCACCGAGCAGGATGTCTTGCTCGACGCCGCTGCGGCGTTCATGAACGTCATTCGCGACACCGCGATCGTCAATCTTCGCCGCAGCGATCTGGAGTTCCTTGTTCAGCAGGTCCAGGCCGCGCGCGATCGTTTCGACGTGGGCGAGGGCACCCGAACCGACGTTTCGCAGGCCGAGGCCCGCCGCAGCGCCGCCCAGTCGGCGCTCAACCTCGCCATGGCCAATGTCAACGCCAGCCGCGCTATTTTCGAGCAGGTCGTCGGCGTCAAGCCGGCGTCGCTCGCGACCCGCCGCGCAATCAACGAAAACTGGCTGCCGCGGTCGCTGAACGGCGCGCTGGAATCCGGTCTTGGCGGTCATCCCGCCGTTCTGGCCGCCACCCACAACATCGATGCGGCGATCTACAACGCCAAGGTCATCGAGGGTGAGCTGCTGCCGACCGTCACGCTCGAAGCCGGCGTCGAACACCGCAACAACAACTCCAATTCGCTGTCGACCGCGAGCCGCATTCAAAGCGGTTCTATCACCGGCCGAGTGACCATTCCGCTGTATCAGGGCGGTGGCGTCTCGGCGCGGGTCCGTCAGGCGAAGGAAGACCTCGGCTATGCCCGCCTGCAGGCCGACGTCCTGCGCGATCAGGTGCGTGCCGCCGTCGTTGCCGCATGGGGTTCGCATCAGGCCGCCGAAGCCTCGATCATTGCAGCGCGCGCGCAGGTTGCCGCCTCGCAGATCGCCCTGAACGGCGTTCTGGAAGAACAGAAGGTCGGCCAGCGTACGACTCTCGATGTCCTCGATTCGCAGCGCGAGCTGGTTGATGCCCGCGTCTCGCTGGTGACGGCGGAACGCGACCGCATCGTCGCCGCGTACAATCTTCTGTCGGCGTCGGGCCGGCTGTCGGCCAACCATCTCGGCCTGTCGGTCAGGTACTACAATCCGAAAGAGCACTACGAGAAGGTCGAGGACAAATGGTTCGGCCTGCGTACGCCGGACGGTCGCTGA
- a CDS encoding transcriptional regulator (indirectly regulates nitrogen metabolism; at high nitrogen levels P-II prevents the phosphorylation of NR-I, the transcriptional activator of the glutamine synthetase gene (glnA); at low nitrogen levels P-II is uridylylated to form PII-UMP and interacts with an adenylyltransferase (GlnE) that activates GlnA), whose amino-acid sequence MKKIEAIIKPFKLDEVKEALQEVGLQGITVIEAKGFGRQKGHTELYRGAEYVVDFLPKVKIEIVLADDLVEKAVDAIRNAAATGRIGDGKIFVSNVEEAIRIRTGETGLEAV is encoded by the coding sequence ATGAAAAAAATCGAGGCGATCATCAAACCCTTCAAGCTCGATGAAGTGAAGGAAGCGCTGCAGGAAGTCGGATTGCAGGGCATCACCGTTATCGAAGCCAAGGGGTTCGGCCGACAGAAAGGGCATACCGAGCTCTATCGCGGCGCCGAATATGTCGTAGACTTTCTGCCGAAGGTGAAAATCGAGATCGTCCTTGCTGACGATCTGGTTGAAAAGGCGGTCGACGCCATTCGCAACGCGGCCGCCACCGGGCGCATCGGCGATGGCAAGATCTTCGTCTCGAACGTCGAGGAAGCCATCCGTATCCGCACCGGCGAAACCGGGCTCGAGGCGGTCTGA
- a CDS encoding bifunctional ADP-dependent NAD(P)H-hydrate dehydratase/NAD(P)H-hydrate epimerase, with protein sequence MNELLTSTEMGKADRLAIEGGIPGTELMEAAGRAVAEGFLRAFPDASRIVVLAGPGNNGGDGYVAARYLAEADRSVTVAVLGDPAKLTGDAAWARDGWRGDVVPATPLCLTGAGGVIDALFGAGLTRPIEGEAAELVEAVNASGLPVLAVDLPSGISGETGKAQGVAIRAEATVTFFRKKPGHLLLPGRIACGAVSVHDIGIPAAVLSSIAVQTFENGPAQWLDDWRPPMLDGHKYDRGHAVVVSGTATATGAARLAAGAALRAGAGLVTVASPPDALAVNAHHLTAIMLRSFVGAEGLAALLSDKRLNAVALGPALGVGAETRRLVAAALDGRRDVVLDADALTSFAAKPAELFALIAAQPDRAVVMTPHDGEFARLFPDIAEAAGSKIEGARAAAARSGATVVLKGADTVIASPEGVALVNANAPAWLATAGAGDVLAGIVAGLLAQGMPGLAAAGMAVWLHGETASQFGSGMIAEDLAPALPAVLGGLASLRTGAPANTSA encoded by the coding sequence ATGAACGAACTTTTGACGTCGACGGAAATGGGCAAGGCGGATCGGCTGGCGATCGAAGGCGGTATTCCCGGAACCGAACTGATGGAAGCGGCAGGCCGCGCCGTTGCCGAGGGTTTCCTGCGCGCGTTCCCTGACGCAAGCCGCATCGTTGTTCTCGCGGGGCCGGGCAACAATGGTGGCGACGGATATGTCGCCGCGCGCTATCTGGCTGAAGCCGATCGCAGTGTCACGGTGGCTGTCCTTGGCGACCCTGCAAAGCTCACCGGCGACGCGGCCTGGGCACGCGACGGCTGGCGCGGCGACGTGGTGCCGGCGACGCCGTTGTGCCTGACCGGGGCAGGGGGCGTTATCGATGCCCTGTTCGGCGCCGGCCTGACGCGCCCGATCGAGGGGGAGGCCGCGGAACTGGTCGAGGCGGTAAATGCATCCGGTCTGCCAGTTCTGGCGGTCGATTTGCCGAGCGGAATCAGCGGTGAAACGGGCAAGGCGCAGGGCGTGGCGATCAGGGCCGAGGCCACAGTCACGTTCTTTCGCAAGAAGCCGGGCCACCTGCTGCTGCCGGGCCGGATCGCCTGCGGTGCGGTGAGCGTGCACGACATTGGAATTCCTGCCGCCGTGCTCTCTTCGATTGCCGTTCAAACATTCGAGAATGGACCCGCGCAGTGGCTGGACGACTGGCGGCCGCCGATGCTCGATGGCCACAAGTATGACCGCGGCCATGCCGTTGTGGTCTCCGGGACGGCAACCGCGACCGGCGCGGCACGGCTTGCTGCCGGCGCCGCCTTGCGCGCGGGCGCAGGCCTGGTCACCGTTGCCTCGCCGCCAGATGCGCTCGCCGTCAATGCGCACCATCTGACCGCGATCATGTTGCGTTCCTTTGTCGGCGCCGAAGGGCTCGCGGCGCTGCTGTCCGACAAGCGCTTGAACGCCGTCGCACTTGGGCCGGCACTCGGTGTCGGCGCAGAGACCCGCCGGCTTGTCGCCGCCGCCCTTGATGGCCGGCGCGACGTCGTGCTGGATGCCGATGCGCTGACCAGCTTTGCCGCCAAGCCGGCCGAGCTGTTTGCCCTCATCGCGGCGCAACCGGATCGCGCGGTGGTCATGACCCCGCATGACGGTGAGTTCGCCCGTCTCTTCCCGGATATCGCCGAGGCTGCCGGCTCAAAGATCGAAGGTGCGAGGGCGGCTGCCGCCCGCAGCGGCGCGACTGTCGTGCTGAAGGGCGCCGACACCGTCATCGCCAGCCCCGAGGGCGTGGCGCTCGTCAATGCCAATGCGCCGGCCTGGCTGGCAACGGCAGGCGCCGGCGATGTCCTTGCCGGCATCGTCGCGGGCCTGTTGGCGCAGGGCATGCCGGGTCTGGCGGCGGCTGGCATGGCGGTCTGGCTGCACGGTGAAACTGCCAGCCAATTCGGCTCCGGCATGATCGCGGAGGACCTCGCACCGGCATTGCCTGCCGTGCTCGGCGGGCTCGCCAGCCTGCGCACGGGCGCACCGGCCAATACGTCAGCTTGA
- a CDS encoding DUF2497 domain-containing protein encodes MANVNQDQEPSMEEILASIRRIISDDDADGGAAKADAKEEMSQDDLDALFDAPEPAAEEPMSQDDLDALFDAPEPAAEEPMSQDDLDALFDGDGGDDSGGEDVLDLTEDLAVEDDLDMTPDESDIAFAEPEPEPEPEPVVAEEPIIEAAMDAVIDEVVDGEQLLSAQSDAAASAAFANLANTILSNNARTLEDLVREMLRPMLKTWLDDNLPTLVERLVRQEIERVSRGR; translated from the coding sequence ATGGCCAACGTCAACCAGGATCAAGAGCCATCGATGGAAGAGATCCTGGCTTCTATCCGCCGGATCATTTCCGATGATGATGCTGACGGTGGCGCGGCAAAGGCCGATGCCAAGGAGGAGATGTCCCAGGACGATCTCGACGCGCTTTTTGATGCGCCCGAGCCCGCGGCCGAAGAGCCGATGTCGCAAGACGATCTCGACGCGCTTTTTGATGCTCCTGAGCCGGCCGCCGAAGAACCGATGTCGCAGGACGACCTCGACGCGCTGTTCGACGGCGACGGCGGTGACGATTCCGGTGGCGAGGATGTGCTCGACCTGACCGAAGATCTGGCGGTTGAGGACGATCTCGACATGACGCCGGACGAATCCGATATTGCGTTCGCCGAGCCGGAACCCGAGCCCGAACCGGAGCCGGTTGTCGCGGAAGAGCCGATCATCGAAGCCGCGATGGATGCGGTTATCGACGAGGTCGTCGACGGCGAACAGCTGTTGTCCGCGCAGAGCGATGCTGCCGCTTCGGCCGCATTCGCCAACCTGGCCAATACCATCCTGTCGAACAACGCCCGCACACTCGAGGACCTCGTGCGCGAGATGCTGCGGCCGATGCTCAAGACCTGGCTCGATGACAATTTGCCGACGCTCGTCGAGCGCTTGGTCCGTCAGGAAATCGAACGCGTCTCGCGCGGCCGCTGA
- a CDS encoding protein-L-isoaspartate O-methyltransferase, which produces MVDFATARTKMVDNQLRTFDVNTPEVLDAMGAVPRESFVPVGKRPLAYIDEDLALNGNGAADRFLMKPALFAKMVKTVEVAPDDIVLVIGCGTGYSAAVLAKMASSVVALESDADLAATASQVLVDLGFDNVAVVEGPLQDGWKQEAPYDVILVEGAVEALPAALLEQLKDGGRLIAVEGHGNAATAVLYIRSGDEAPGRAAFNASVKPLPGFSKEPEFVF; this is translated from the coding sequence ATGGTCGATTTTGCCACGGCTCGCACGAAGATGGTGGACAACCAGCTTCGCACTTTCGATGTCAACACACCCGAGGTGCTGGACGCCATGGGCGCGGTGCCGCGGGAATCCTTCGTGCCGGTCGGCAAGCGGCCGCTCGCCTACATCGATGAAGATCTCGCTCTCAACGGCAATGGTGCGGCCGATCGCTTCCTGATGAAGCCGGCCCTGTTCGCCAAGATGGTGAAGACCGTTGAGGTGGCCCCCGACGACATCGTTCTCGTAATCGGTTGCGGCACCGGTTATTCGGCAGCCGTACTCGCCAAGATGGCAAGCTCGGTCGTGGCGCTGGAAAGCGATGCGGACCTCGCCGCGACGGCCAGCCAGGTCCTCGTCGATCTCGGCTTCGACAATGTCGCCGTTGTCGAGGGGCCGCTGCAGGACGGCTGGAAGCAGGAAGCGCCGTATGACGTCATTCTCGTCGAAGGCGCGGTCGAGGCCTTGCCGGCGGCTCTGCTGGAGCAGCTGAAAGACGGTGGCCGTCTGATCGCCGTCGAAGGGCATGGCAACGCGGCAACCGCGGTGCTCTACATCCGCAGCGGCGACGAAGCGCCCGGGCGCGCGGCGTTCAACGCGTCCGTCAAGCCCTTGCCGGGCTTCAGCAAAGAACCGGAATTCGTTTTCTAG
- a CDS encoding bifunctional adenosylcobinamide kinase/adenosylcobinamide-phosphate guanylyltransferase, with the protein MSNDHPPRETASVLVVGGARSGKSRFAERLVADSGRERVYLATATPGDGEMADRIARHRARRDDNWLTVEEPLELVSALAREAVAGRAVLVDCVTLWLSNLSMNERDVEREVAALVDLIPRLDAAVVFVSNELGSGIVPANALARSFRDMQGRLNQALAEACERVVLVVAGQPLLLKPQREEIRL; encoded by the coding sequence ATGTCGAACGACCATCCCCCCCGAGAAACAGCAAGCGTCCTTGTCGTTGGGGGTGCCCGTTCGGGAAAGAGCCGATTCGCCGAACGTCTCGTCGCTGATTCTGGGCGCGAACGCGTTTACCTCGCCACCGCCACGCCTGGCGATGGGGAGATGGCGGACCGCATCGCGCGCCATCGGGCGCGACGCGACGATAACTGGCTGACCGTCGAAGAGCCGCTCGAGCTGGTGTCGGCGCTTGCCCGGGAAGCGGTTGCGGGCAGGGCGGTTCTCGTCGACTGCGTGACGTTGTGGCTGTCGAACCTGTCTATGAATGAGCGCGACGTCGAAAGGGAGGTTGCGGCTCTTGTCGACCTCATTCCCCGCCTCGATGCGGCCGTCGTCTTCGTTTCCAACGAACTCGGCTCGGGCATCGTCCCGGCGAATGCTCTGGCGCGCTCGTTCCGCGACATGCAGGGCAGGTTGAATCAGGCGCTTGCCGAGGCGTGCGAGCGGGTAGTCCTCGTGGTCGCCGGCCAGCCGTTGCTGCTGAAACCGCAGCGCGAGGAAATCCGGCTGTAA